GACCTGACTCCGGGCCCCGCCGCCGACGCGCTGCAGCAGATGCTGGCGGAAGAGCGGTCCGCCCGCGTGGCGGAAGCAGTGGCGGAGTTGCCGGCGGTGGCGAGGGAACTTTTGACGCTGCGCTTTGAAGAAGAAATGAAGCTGGACGAGATCGCAGAAATCCTCGCGCTGCCGCTAGGTACGGTGAAGACCAGACTGCATCGCGCGCTGAGAAGTTTGCAGAAGTCGTTGTGTACGGAGCCTGGAAAGCAGTCCGGGCAGACGAAAACAGGAAATTGAATTGAACGCGAGATTCGAATATGAGTGACATAAACATGGACGCACATACTGAGAACGAACATTCCGCGATCCGCGAGCTGCTTACCCTGGCTGCGGCCGGCGCACTGGACGCCGTCGAGCAACGCCAGGTGGAAGAACATCTGCTCCGGTGCGACGCTTGCCGCGCGGAGTTCCGCGGGCTGGGCCGGCTCGCCAAGAGTTTGCAGGAACAGCCGATGCCGCAGATGCCTCCGGGGCTGATGCAACAAACCCGCCGGCTGCTGGAGTTGCGCGCCCAGGCCCAGCGTTCCCATACACACCAAGCCCGCCGCTGGAACCGCCTTATGTTCGGCGCGCTGGCTCTGCTGGGCTGGACGCTCACGCTGCTGAATTGGCCGCTGTTGCGCATGCTCGACCGCCCGCTGATGCAGACATTCAACGTTTCCTCCACGCAACTCACCGTGTTGTGGACCACATACATTCTGGCCGCTTGGCTGGCGACGGCCCTGGCCGCCGCGGTACTGGGCAAGCGTTTCCGGCAAGAAGAGAGGGCTCTATGAACCGTTTTTCTGATGAAGTTCGCATTATTCCTCCTGTGGCATGGATCATTGCCGTGCTCGTTGAGTTCTGCATGTTTTGCCTCCTGCTGTTCGTGGCCATGCCCAACGATCCCAAGCTGCGCCTGTGGCCGTTCGCCGGGCAAGTTGCATTCGCCTTCTGGCCGGGATTGCTGGTGGGCGCCGTGGTGCTGCTGGTCGGCTACATCAACGCCGACGCGCGCCGCCGCGGCATGCGCTACGTGATGTGGACGTGGCTGGCCCTGCTGATCCCCAACTCCATCGGCATCATTTTGTATTTCGTGATGCGCGATCCGCTGCCGGTTCCCTGCCCCAAGTGCGGCGCAGCGGGACGTCCCGGGTTTGCCTTCTGTCCGCAGTGCGGCGCGGAAATGGCGCGCGCCTGCCCCAGTTGCAAACGCGCCGTGGACGCCTCCTGGAACCGTTGCGCCTATTGCGGCAGCGCGCTGGGACAAGCGGGCCCGACGACGCCACCGATCGTGGGTGCGTGATCGTGGTGCGCGATGGCGTCGGCCACTGACTGTCGGCTCTGTCCAGCCCAGTAAAATGCCGCCTCTTCTAAAACAACGTCATTCCGAGGGCCGGAAGCGAGCACAAGCTTTCTTCATTGTGCGAGCCGGCCCGAGGAACCTTGTGTTTCTTCAATCGAACCGCAAGGTCCCTCACCCCTACTCGGGCGCTGATGACAGCGCGCCCTCGCCCACGGCGTTCGGGATGACGACGCTTATATGGGGAGCTTTCTCAATCCCCAGGCTTGATGCGCCACAGCCCATTGCCCGATCAGCGCGATCTGCGTCATCAGCGGCGAGGTTTTTGGTGCGGCCACTCGCGGCCTCTGTGGTTAACTAATACAGAGAATGCTCCGCTACGTGGTCCTTACCAACCGCAAGCGCGCCATCATCGCCCTGGTGCACACCGTGGCGTTTCTGATCGTCGCCGTGATCACCGGGATGATCACCGTTCATCCCTTACATAAAGGATCGTCCGCCGGCGCGTGGGCGATCGGCGCGATTTACGTTCTGGTCACCACCGCATTGCTGATCCTGACGGCAATTTCCGGAACGGCCCGCGAACGAATCTACTTTGCCTGCTGTACCACCAGCGCCGCCTTCGGACTGGCCCGCCAGATTTTCGGCGACGAGCAGATCCACGTGGCGATTTACGTCCGGGTGATCATGCTGGCCTGCGCGGTGGTGGCGGGCGTGGTGATATTGCGGGGGCATGGGACGCGGCAAATCACTGCTTCGGACTAAAACTCCAGGTGTGGAAACAAGGACAGTTCGCAACCGGACAGCGCATGATTCCACCCTTCGTGGAATCGTTCGGATCTGTGGCAATCAGGAGTTGCGGATCGAAAGGATGGCCGCATTGTTTGCAGTTTCCATTTTCGTCATCTAGGCTGTTTGGACTTAGTGGCGGCATAGAATCCGCTATTCTGACACGATTGCAGGCTCGTGTGCCCACTTAGTACTGAAGATTTTGGTGACGCGCGGCACAATTTGGCGACGCAGCTGGATAGAGCGTGAAGAGGATTCGTATTCAGAAAATAAGCCCAGCGCCGAAGGCGCGAAAGAGCCTAGCCCAGGTGCGTAAGCCCTGGGTCAAGGTAGAAAGATAGAAATTGAGCCCCGTAGGCGGCGACACATCAGCCGCTCCAGTTTCCCTGTTCAGTTTTCAAAGAACGTTTTCTCACCGTCTTTTCCCATCCTGGGTTGGCGACGTCCGTGCGGCTCTTGCCGATGTCTTCCTTCCACCCTCCGTGTTCCTCTGCGTCCTCTGTGGTTGAGTTTTTTCCGATGCCGGCGATCACTCAATGTCCACGGTTTCCCACTCATCCTCAAAATCCACCCGGCCCACGTTGTTCGCCGCCAGTTGCAGGTAGTACCCCAGCAAGCCGCCTTGTTGGCGGTCCAACGTTCCATCCACCACCGCCTGGGCGGCCTTGGCAATGGCAATCTGTATCCCGTTAGCATCGTCCAGCGCCGGTAGTTCCAGCTTCTTCGGACGCGCCTCGTCCATCGCCACGTGCATGTGGCACAGCTTCTTGCCCCGCACTTTCGGCGCACGGCACCGCAACCCGTTCGGCTTGATCCACGTGCACCGCGGAGCATGGTTGGCCCGCTCCAGATTCGCCCGCATCCGCTTGTATATGTTCTGGCTGCCTTCATCAAATTGCATCGCCAGGTCCCGTGCGTGTGGCTTCTTTTCCAGATAGAGCCGGTAGGCGTCATAGGCTTCAGTGAGTTGCCTGAGCAGTTGCCCGGCTTCACTGGCCCGCCATGTTGCGTGTGCTTCCCTCAGGCGACGCTCATCCCGCATCTTCCACACGGCGTTATATTGCTCCTGGCTCCTCGCGCTGCGCCACAATTCGTTCTCTTTCGCCGTCATGCCGCTGTTGCCCACTTCTGGTTCCGATTCTGGTTCCGATTCAGCTTCCGCTATCGGCGCGAGCTCCGTCACCTGCTCCGGCGACTCCGCCTGCCTCGCCCCGCTCAGGTGTTCCGGTATCTCCACCGGTCCAATCCCTGTTTCCATGCGGACGGCCATTTCCGCTCCCGCCGTCGATAAGGCTCCTGCTTCCATTCCCAAACCAGCTTCTATTCCAGTTCCTGCCACTTCTTCCATTGCCATGTTCTGTTCTTCTCTTTCTCCGCCCGGTTTCTGACTGTTTAGCTGCTGTTCAGACGCAATGACCGTTGCGCCTTCCGCTTTTCATCTTCTTGTTTTTCCGATCACCCGACCTGTCCCGGCCTGCCGTGGATCACCCGATCAAGTGCGATCATCCGATGCTGCCCCTTCTATTTGCGCTTGCCATATTCAACTCCCTTCTTGCTGTTCCGATGACCCGATGTCCCGATGTCCCGATGACCCGATCCATTAACTCTCCCATTAATCACCATCCCGTTACCCCAGGCCCCACCCCTCCCATTGCGCGGGCGTTGCAAACAAAAGGTTTATCCGATTCGACCCAACGGTCACCCAGCTGTTTACTCATCAATAAACCTTCCTCCTAACCCCTTCATCCCTTTAGCCTTAGCGTCCTTTGCGACCTTGCGGTGAAATCTGGTTTTCCGACTCTGGCCAATAGCCAAAGGCCAACAGCCAACAGCGTCGTTTTGATCGGAGAAATGGGACGAAAGATAAGAGACCCTAGCACGTTTCGATAGACGAATCAATCACGAACTAGTACATCTTGACAAAACCATTTCATGAACGGGGGTGTTTTTTGTGGCCCTCAGCCTGCGGAAGCCCCGAAACGGGGCGCAAGAACGTTTGAGCAGGAATTCGTTGCGCTTCTGAAAAAACACGGGATTGATTACGATCCAAGGTTTGTTTTTGGTTGAGGTGTCGCACCCTCCGGGGCTCACCTTCTAATCTCACCCTCACCCAGGGCTTACGCACCTGGGCTAGGCTCTTTCGCGCCTTCGGCGCTCGTCAGCCCCCATCCGCGTTCATCCGCGGTAAAATTCCTTTGCGCTCTCTGCGTCCTTTGCGGTGAACTCCTCCCCCATCCAATGTGTTACGCTTTTAATTGACTTTCTGTGCCTAAAATGGGGAGATTCGGAAACCCCGGACGCTCTCGCGCGTACCTCTATATGAGCGCGGGAGCGGCGGTAAGTCGGCGAGGAAATCGGCTGCATCCAATGTGCTAGGCTTGAAACGGAAGACTTTGTCTAACAAGTCAGGATCCATACAAGTCGCCAAGAGTTAGAAGTCAAAAGGGACTAACCATTGATCGGAAAAGTACTCGCCAAGGTTTTTGGCACCCAAAATGAACGTGATCTGAAGCGGATACATCCGCTGGTGGATGAGATCAACGCGCTTGAGCCCGCGATGCAGCAGCTCACGGACGAGCAGCTGCGCGCCAAGACCGACGACTTCCGCGCGCGCATCAAAGCCCGGCTCCAGCATGAGGACGACGAGTTGGCCCGCCTGCAAGGCGAGATGCAGACCGCCCCGGCGCAGCAGCTTCGCGACGAGATGGGCGAGTTCACCAAGCGCCGCCTGGAACTGCGCAACGCCGCGCTGGATGAGGTCCTGCCGGAAGCTTTTGCCGTGGCCCGCGAAGCCGGCCGCCGCGTGCTCAACATGCGCCACTTTGACGTCCAGTTGATTGGCGGCATCATCCTGCACCAGGGCAAGATTTCTGAAATGAAAACCGGTGAAGGCAAAACGCTGGTCGCCACGCTGCCGGTGTATCTGAACGCGCTGGCCGGCGACGGCGTGCACGTGGTCACGGTGAATGACTACCTGGCCAAACGCGACTCAGAATGGATGGGCAAGCTCTACCGTTTTCTGGGGCTGAGCGTGGGCGTGATCGTCCACGAGCTCGACGACGACGAGCGCCGCGAAGCCTACCTGGCTGACGTGACCTACGGCACCAACAATGAATTCGGCTTCGATTACCTGCGCGACAACATGAAGTTTGATCTGGCCGAGTGCTGCCAGCGCGGCCACAATTACGGCATCGTGGACGAAGTGGACTCCATCCTGATTGATGAAGCCCGCACCCCGCTCATCATCTCCGGCGCCAGCGACGAATCCACCGACAAATATGACCGCGCGGACCGCGTGGTCCCGCACCTGGTCAAGGGCGAGGAGATTGAAAAACCGCCGGGCGAGCCCAAGGAATATACCGGCGACTACGTGGTTGACGAGAAGCACAAGACCTGCACCATCACCGACCAGGGCTGGGAAAAAGTCGAAAAGCTGCTGGGCATTGACAACATTGCCGATCCCGACAACTGGCCGATGAAGCACCACGTGGAAACCGCGGTGAAGGCCCACGCCATGTACAAACGCGACGTGGAGTACGTGGTGAAGGAAGGCGAAGTCCTGATTGTGGACGAGTTCACCGGCCGCCTGATGCCCGGACGCCGCTGGTCAGACGGGCTGCACCAGGCCATTGAAGCCAAGGAAAAGGTCAAAATCGAACGCGAGACGCAGACGCTGGCCACCATCACGTTCCAGAATTACTTCCGCATGTACAAGAAGCTGGCGGGCATGACCGGCACGGCGGAAACCGAAGCGGCGGAGTTTGACAAGATTTACAAACTGCAAGTCACGGTGATTCCCACCAACCGCGAGATGCGCCGCGTGGAGTACCCGGACGTTGTTTATCGCACGGAGAAAGAAAAATACTTTGCCGTGGCCGACGAAATCCAGAAGATCGCCGAAGGCGGCCGCCCGATTCTGGTGGGCACCACATCCATCGAAAAATCTGAACGGCTCAGCGATCTGCTGAAGAAGAAGCAGGTCAAGCACGTGGTGCTGAACGCCAAGTTCCACGAGAAAGAAGCCGAGATCGTGGCCCAGGCCGGTCGGCTGAACGCGGTGACCATCGCCACCAACATGGCGGGCCGCGGCACGGACATCCTGCTGGGCGGCAATCCGGAATTCATGGCGCGCCAGGAGATGGTGAAGAAAGGCATCGCCCAGCAATTGAAAGCCGCGGGCGGCGAAGTCGTGCTGGAGCAGGACACCTCGGAAGCCACTGTCTTCTACTACAACGGCGTCGAGTACAAATGCCCGCTGGACAAATGGAACGAGGCGTTCAATAAGTATAAGAAGGATACGGACGCGGACCACGAG
This genomic interval from Terriglobia bacterium contains the following:
- a CDS encoding zf-HC2 domain-containing protein: MDAHTENEHSAIRELLTLAAAGALDAVEQRQVEEHLLRCDACRAEFRGLGRLAKSLQEQPMPQMPPGLMQQTRRLLELRAQAQRSHTHQARRWNRLMFGALALLGWTLTLLNWPLLRMLDRPLMQTFNVSSTQLTVLWTTYILAAWLATALAAAVLGKRFRQEERAL
- a CDS encoding zinc ribbon domain-containing protein — its product is MNRFSDEVRIIPPVAWIIAVLVEFCMFCLLLFVAMPNDPKLRLWPFAGQVAFAFWPGLLVGAVVLLVGYINADARRRGMRYVMWTWLALLIPNSIGIILYFVMRDPLPVPCPKCGAAGRPGFAFCPQCGAEMARACPSCKRAVDASWNRCAYCGSALGQAGPTTPPIVGA
- the secA gene encoding preprotein translocase subunit SecA, which translates into the protein MIGKVLAKVFGTQNERDLKRIHPLVDEINALEPAMQQLTDEQLRAKTDDFRARIKARLQHEDDELARLQGEMQTAPAQQLRDEMGEFTKRRLELRNAALDEVLPEAFAVAREAGRRVLNMRHFDVQLIGGIILHQGKISEMKTGEGKTLVATLPVYLNALAGDGVHVVTVNDYLAKRDSEWMGKLYRFLGLSVGVIVHELDDDERREAYLADVTYGTNNEFGFDYLRDNMKFDLAECCQRGHNYGIVDEVDSILIDEARTPLIISGASDESTDKYDRADRVVPHLVKGEEIEKPPGEPKEYTGDYVVDEKHKTCTITDQGWEKVEKLLGIDNIADPDNWPMKHHVETAVKAHAMYKRDVEYVVKEGEVLIVDEFTGRLMPGRRWSDGLHQAIEAKEKVKIERETQTLATITFQNYFRMYKKLAGMTGTAETEAAEFDKIYKLQVTVIPTNREMRRVEYPDVVYRTEKEKYFAVADEIQKIAEGGRPILVGTTSIEKSERLSDLLKKKQVKHVVLNAKFHEKEAEIVAQAGRLNAVTIATNMAGRGTDILLGGNPEFMARQEMVKKGIAQQLKAAGGEVVLEQDTSEATVFYYNGVEYKCPLDKWNEAFNKYKKDTDADHEKVVGVGGLHILGTERHEARRIDNQLRGRAGRQGDPGSSRFYLSLEDDLMRIFARAWVSGLLQRLGMEEGVPIESRMISKRIEGAQKAVEAQNFESRKHVLEYDDVMNKQREAVYGLRRELLSGIDQKELILEDYVTGMVAEALDRFAPRDVHVEQWDLDGLRKYLIDNFGLDLAKAGVDADKLNRQELGDAVFEKLQELYNAKEKQMGADAMRYHERMIMLSVMDTQWKDHLLNMDHLKEGIGLRGYAQRDPLVEYKRESFDMFESMMQRFQEDTVRYLFHMQLVEAQQAPAMVAEKNDAEENGGEPPAPSRRRASTSVDDLEAQFQRRKKRELEQARMAGSNGSTAPQQVVRGQAKVGRNDPCPCGSGKKYKKCHGAEQTA